Proteins from a single region of Chryseomicrobium sp. FSL W7-1435:
- a CDS encoding citrate/2-methylcitrate synthase — translation MVQRGLKGVVAVETAIASVDGEKGELRYRGLLLKKVMEKHTFEAVAAFLWGIDEQSVARLLHEGRQFGAHHLTLLHHLPKDLTIIDQVRTVISSTGTPELLGRTLKEQAVLVTGALSVIAAAAYRIQKGQEAVTPSPELTHVANYLYMVSGEQPTASAVTALETYLIATMEHGMNASTFAARVTVSSESDLPSGLVSALGTMKGPLHGGAPSGVLALLDEIALADSVEDVVMKKLQAGERIMGFGHRVYKTEDPRSLVLRAACEKLSGEESWLHLAVRAEIEIIRLLELHKPGRRLYTNVEYYAAAIMKSIDLPSELFTPTFSVARAVGWTAHMVEQLGDNVIFRPESLYVPVAKDFCTIKKGMV, via the coding sequence ATGGTTCAAAGAGGATTAAAAGGAGTCGTAGCTGTAGAAACCGCCATCGCATCAGTCGATGGAGAGAAGGGAGAGCTTCGCTACCGAGGTTTACTTCTAAAGAAGGTTATGGAAAAACATACATTTGAAGCAGTCGCTGCATTTTTATGGGGAATAGACGAGCAGAGCGTTGCAAGATTGTTACACGAAGGACGGCAGTTTGGTGCCCATCATCTCACGCTTTTGCATCATTTACCTAAAGATTTGACCATTATCGACCAAGTACGAACTGTCATTTCATCCACCGGAACTCCTGAACTGCTAGGTCGCACACTCAAAGAACAAGCAGTCCTAGTAACCGGAGCACTTTCTGTGATCGCCGCTGCAGCATATCGCATTCAAAAAGGACAAGAGGCTGTCACTCCTTCCCCAGAGCTTACGCATGTTGCGAATTATTTGTATATGGTATCCGGGGAACAGCCAACTGCTTCAGCAGTCACTGCATTGGAAACGTATCTAATCGCAACCATGGAACATGGCATGAATGCATCCACTTTTGCCGCACGTGTGACGGTATCTAGTGAATCAGATCTTCCTTCTGGTCTGGTCTCTGCTCTTGGCACGATGAAGGGACCATTGCACGGCGGTGCGCCATCAGGTGTGTTGGCTTTACTAGACGAGATTGCTCTCGCGGATTCAGTGGAAGATGTCGTGATGAAAAAGCTACAAGCTGGGGAACGCATCATGGGGTTTGGCCACCGTGTTTATAAAACAGAAGACCCTCGTTCACTCGTTCTAAGAGCGGCTTGTGAGAAACTCAGCGGCGAAGAGAGTTGGCTCCACCTCGCAGTAAGGGCAGAAATAGAAATCATCCGACTGCTCGAACTTCATAAGCCCGGGCGACGTTTATATACAAACGTGGAGTATTATGCAGCTGCTATAATGAAGTCGATAGATCTTCCATCAGAACTCTTTACACCGACATTCAGTGTTGCACGCGCTGTCGGTTGGACGGCACATATGGTCGAGCAGCTCGGGGATAACGTAATTTTCCGTCCAGAATCTCTTTATGTACCAGTTGCAAAAGATTTTTGCACAATAAAAAAAGGTATGGTATAG
- the thiM gene encoding hydroxyethylthiazole kinase, whose protein sequence is MSGEVETTSHSPIIHCITNYVVANFVANGLVASGASPIMGDEEQEVVELVQLADALSLNIGTLSERTVRSMKVAGEAAVKKGIPRVVDPVGAGASTYRLQSAKEVIAASRPTLIRCNAGEAAALLGVDWQGRGVDAGTGHADASSLAVELAKKYATTVVITGAVDFISDGKVVLRNHSGHPDMTRAVGTGCLLSSLLAAWLVKDTSLEAIQQGLYRYGRAGEMAVKSGIGGFSAALLEELANEEVYSS, encoded by the coding sequence ATGAGCGGTGAGGTTGAAACTACGTCCCATTCCCCGATCATTCACTGTATTACCAACTATGTGGTCGCCAACTTTGTGGCAAACGGGTTGGTTGCCAGTGGAGCGTCACCCATTATGGGGGATGAAGAGCAAGAAGTGGTTGAACTTGTGCAGTTGGCAGATGCCCTTAGTTTGAATATAGGTACGCTCTCCGAACGGACTGTCCGGAGTATGAAAGTGGCTGGAGAAGCGGCTGTTAAGAAAGGGATTCCTCGAGTCGTTGATCCAGTAGGTGCCGGAGCTTCAACATATCGCTTGCAGTCTGCTAAAGAAGTGATTGCGGCAAGTCGACCTACACTCATCCGGTGTAACGCAGGAGAAGCTGCCGCTCTTTTAGGTGTGGACTGGCAAGGGCGTGGAGTAGATGCTGGAACAGGTCATGCAGACGCGTCATCACTAGCGGTGGAATTGGCAAAAAAATATGCCACAACTGTCGTCATTACCGGCGCAGTGGATTTCATTTCAGATGGCAAGGTCGTACTGAGGAATCACTCGGGGCATCCGGACATGACCAGAGCGGTGGGGACAGGTTGTTTACTGAGTAGTCTTCTCGCGGCATGGCTGGTCAAAGACACGAGCCTCGAGGCAATTCAACAGGGATTGTACCGGTATGGACGTGCTGGAGAAATGGCTGTGAAGAGTGGAATTGGTGGATTCTCAGCAGCCTTATTAGAAGAACTTGCGAATGAGGAGGTCTACAGCTCATGA
- a CDS encoding LysR family transcriptional regulator, translated as MDISWIKTFCISAETLNFRKTSELLHMSQPNVTVHIRKLEEALGVTLFTRKQNRVHLTSEGALFYKNGKALLENLDYTVQSVQALAQGFTRKWTLAISPLLAETILPSLLRQFLKAHPTMEVQIRVEESSLIEGLVKSGEVDFGLSAMPPTDRKLHVHTIFSEDILFVRSVDSYDDESGPPLDLAEILTSETLFTHHHPVVWDDLLIRLRHLVPGIRTVKVSQASITKRFVQDGLGVSFLPHSIVRRELLEGRLVTIPFSLFDLPKVSTFAVMQEEGALERAFLNELENRYFG; from the coding sequence GTGGACATCAGCTGGATCAAGACATTTTGCATCAGTGCCGAGACCCTTAATTTTCGAAAGACCTCTGAGCTTTTGCACATGTCACAGCCTAATGTAACCGTCCATATTCGAAAGCTTGAAGAGGCGCTGGGGGTTACTTTGTTTACACGTAAACAAAACAGAGTTCACCTTACATCCGAAGGGGCATTATTCTATAAGAACGGCAAGGCTTTACTTGAAAACCTCGATTATACTGTCCAGTCTGTCCAAGCCCTCGCGCAAGGATTCACTCGAAAATGGACGCTCGCCATCTCTCCATTACTGGCAGAGACCATCTTACCGTCGCTTTTACGCCAATTTTTAAAAGCGCATCCGACTATGGAGGTTCAAATTCGAGTGGAAGAATCCAGTTTAATCGAAGGATTGGTAAAAAGCGGTGAGGTAGACTTTGGACTTTCTGCCATGCCTCCCACAGATCGCAAACTGCACGTTCATACAATTTTTAGCGAGGACATCCTTTTTGTTCGTTCGGTAGATTCCTATGATGACGAATCGGGTCCACCACTCGATCTTGCAGAGATTTTGACATCCGAGACCTTATTCACCCACCATCACCCTGTTGTCTGGGATGACTTACTAATTCGACTGAGGCATCTGGTGCCGGGTATTCGCACAGTCAAAGTTTCTCAGGCTTCCATCACTAAACGATTTGTACAAGACGGTCTCGGTGTATCGTTCTTGCCACACTCAATCGTTAGACGGGAATTGCTCGAAGGACGTTTAGTAACCATTCCTTTTTCTCTCTTTGACTTGCCGAAGGTATCCACCTTTGCAGTCATGCAAGAAGAAGGCGCACTGGAGCGTGCATTTTTAAATGAGCTAGAAAATCGCTATTTTGGGTAA
- the thiD gene encoding bifunctional hydroxymethylpyrimidine kinase/phosphomethylpyrimidine kinase: MTLPIALTIAGSDSGGGAGIQADLKTFQERGVFGVSALTAVTAQNTLGVQRVGIVEKELLKAQLDSIGSDFQPAAIKTGMLADSFTIEQVVEAIETYDWSTVVVDPVMVAKGGHTLLQQEAIETLTRYLLPKASIVTPNVPEMELMTGVTIKNDLSARKSMEALLKTGVEAVILKGGHRTGPLATDLYVDKTGREFSLSTPRIATKQTHGTGCTFSAALTAELAKGHSVEAACSVAKRFIQAALQYPLSIGAGHGPTNHAAYRLYEEGEERGHDEQKFIFHYGHSR; encoded by the coding sequence ATGACACTTCCAATAGCACTTACAATAGCCGGTTCGGACAGTGGAGGTGGTGCAGGTATTCAAGCGGATTTAAAGACATTTCAAGAGCGTGGAGTGTTTGGGGTCTCTGCTCTGACTGCAGTCACTGCACAAAACACGCTCGGGGTGCAGCGTGTCGGTATTGTAGAAAAGGAACTTTTAAAAGCGCAGCTAGATTCGATTGGATCAGATTTTCAGCCCGCTGCCATCAAGACAGGGATGCTCGCTGACTCGTTTACTATTGAACAAGTTGTAGAGGCGATTGAGACGTATGATTGGTCTACTGTTGTTGTGGATCCTGTAATGGTTGCAAAAGGCGGACACACCCTGTTGCAACAAGAGGCGATTGAAACACTCACTCGCTACCTTCTCCCGAAAGCGTCCATCGTCACACCAAATGTTCCGGAGATGGAGTTGATGACGGGGGTGACGATCAAAAATGACCTTAGTGCTCGCAAATCTATGGAAGCTCTCCTTAAAACAGGGGTAGAGGCTGTTATTCTCAAAGGCGGCCATCGAACAGGACCACTTGCTACAGATCTCTATGTAGACAAAACAGGGAGAGAGTTTAGCCTTTCCACTCCTAGGATTGCAACTAAGCAAACACACGGAACAGGTTGTACTTTTAGTGCGGCCCTTACGGCAGAGCTTGCCAAAGGTCATTCGGTGGAAGCCGCCTGCTCTGTTGCGAAACGGTTCATTCAAGCGGCGCTTCAGTACCCTCTTTCAATTGGTGCAGGTCACGGTCCTACAAATCATGCCGCCTATAGATTGTATGAGGAAGGAGAGGAGCGTGGACATGATGAACAAAAATTTATATTTCATTATGGGCACAGCCGATAA
- a CDS encoding NUDIX domain-containing protein: MELWDVYTKTRELTGRTHVRGSEPPLAHGDYHIVIDVWTFLPDGRLILSQRDPAKPHGLKWESTGGSITTGESSLIGAAREVEEELGLVLNPNEMVLLGEQIRNDSLIDVYVTRLPKVIRLDELTYQVGEVVDARIVTKEEFLEMGSQGLLTHNMLPRYELYQEVLDTYFEPVAVLETK; encoded by the coding sequence ATGGAATTATGGGATGTGTATACAAAGACGCGGGAGTTAACAGGGCGTACCCATGTGCGAGGGAGCGAGCCTCCGCTAGCCCATGGTGACTATCATATAGTCATTGATGTCTGGACATTCTTGCCGGATGGTCGCTTGATTTTGTCGCAGAGAGATCCTGCCAAACCACACGGGCTTAAATGGGAGTCGACAGGTGGCTCGATTACAACAGGGGAGTCATCTTTGATAGGGGCTGCTCGTGAAGTGGAAGAAGAGCTGGGTTTAGTGTTAAACCCAAATGAAATGGTGTTGCTTGGGGAACAAATCCGAAACGATTCGTTGATTGATGTGTATGTCACGCGACTTCCAAAGGTGATTAGGTTAGACGAGTTAACGTATCAGGTGGGCGAAGTGGTGGATGCACGAATCGTCACGAAAGAAGAGTTTTTGGAAATGGGATCACAGGGACTTCTCACGCACAACATGCTTCCGCGTTATGAGCTTTATCAGGAAGTACTCGATACGTATTTTGAGCCGGTTGCGGTTCTCGAGACAAAGTAA
- a CDS encoding SDR family NAD(P)-dependent oxidoreductase, translated as MTKTIVLTGASDGIGAAAARQLKAKDHHVVLVGRSKEKTEKLARELDAPYHLADFTKLRDVERLATELDAYPTIDVLANNAGGIMGNREVTEDGFEKTFQVNHLAGFHLTKLLLPKLIASKAKVIQTSSEAANLFGKTFDINDLNNEGNYSATNAYGNGKLANIYFTWELQNRYVAKGISAVAFHPGVVRTSFASETNHFMRFMYHTPLKYLITITPEKSAEALVALIEGTPGVDWEPGGVYSKGQPMRVQAIDDGTTAKLLWEKSEEMLSTLSSYKK; from the coding sequence ATGACAAAAACAATTGTACTGACTGGGGCAAGCGACGGAATCGGTGCTGCTGCAGCACGCCAATTAAAAGCAAAAGACCATCACGTCGTACTTGTAGGACGATCGAAAGAAAAAACTGAGAAACTCGCACGAGAACTGGATGCACCTTACCACCTAGCAGATTTCACAAAACTTCGGGATGTGGAACGACTGGCCACTGAACTTGATGCCTACCCAACCATCGATGTCCTTGCTAACAATGCAGGAGGAATCATGGGGAACCGTGAAGTAACAGAAGACGGATTTGAAAAGACGTTTCAGGTCAATCACTTAGCGGGATTCCATTTAACCAAGCTGCTCTTGCCAAAACTTATTGCTAGTAAGGCAAAAGTGATTCAGACGTCGAGTGAAGCGGCAAACTTATTCGGCAAGACGTTTGATATCAATGATTTAAACAACGAAGGTAATTATTCTGCAACGAATGCGTATGGAAATGGCAAGCTTGCAAACATCTATTTCACATGGGAATTGCAAAACCGTTACGTAGCAAAAGGCATCTCGGCTGTTGCTTTTCATCCAGGAGTGGTGCGCACGAGTTTCGCGTCTGAAACCAATCACTTCATGCGCTTTATGTACCACACCCCCCTCAAATATTTAATCACCATCACTCCCGAGAAGAGTGCAGAAGCGTTAGTTGCTTTAATCGAAGGGACACCGGGTGTGGACTGGGAGCCGGGTGGGGTTTATTCAAAAGGACAACCGATGCGTGTGCAGGCAATTGATGACGGGACGACTGCGAAACTGCTTTGGGAGAAGAGTGAGGAAATGCTTTCTACTTTGAGCTCATATAAGAAATAA
- a CDS encoding GNAT family N-acetyltransferase yields MQHTSITLRPIELTDFPQVLLWSQDVQFCKANGWIPNQDENRLFKWWSTCVENTSSDLFRIGIEWNQRLIGYVDFAEIKDGCAEIGIAIGDSTLWQKGLGKEALARAIKFGATNYSIRTYTAETDVSNVRAQKLIIRAGFKEVKQVGSTISFELNI; encoded by the coding sequence ATGCAACATACTTCTATAACTCTAAGACCAATTGAATTAACGGATTTTCCTCAAGTCCTGCTTTGGAGTCAAGATGTTCAGTTTTGCAAAGCGAACGGTTGGATTCCGAACCAAGATGAGAATCGGCTTTTTAAGTGGTGGAGCACCTGCGTTGAAAACACCTCGAGCGACCTCTTCCGTATAGGTATCGAGTGGAATCAACGATTAATCGGCTATGTAGATTTTGCGGAAATTAAAGACGGATGTGCAGAGATTGGCATAGCAATAGGTGACTCCACACTTTGGCAGAAAGGACTTGGTAAAGAAGCTCTAGCGCGCGCCATAAAGTTCGGTGCTACCAATTATTCCATCCGCACTTATACTGCCGAAACAGACGTTTCAAACGTTCGAGCACAGAAGCTTATTATCAGAGCAGGCTTTAAAGAAGTAAAACAAGTGGGGTCGACTATTTCCTTTGAGCTAAATATATGA
- the tenA gene encoding thiaminase II, whose amino-acid sequence MSFCKEVREEFKDVWESSFHHPFVTGLADGTLPEDVFRYYVMQDSYYLTHFAKVQALGAVKATDLEMTRSFAHHAEQTCVAELSLHESFMQILGVTEAEWEAFEPSPSAYAYVSHMYRAAQGDVADVLAALLPCYWLYYEIGVHLQEATPENPIYQRWISTYGSEWFKTLVEEQKDRMDKLAMDVSSARLKELKTHFKRSAYYEWHFWEQAWTQEKWTVNREVPTYER is encoded by the coding sequence ATGAGTTTTTGTAAAGAGGTACGAGAAGAATTTAAAGACGTTTGGGAGAGCAGTTTTCATCATCCGTTTGTCACAGGGTTGGCAGATGGAACACTGCCAGAGGATGTATTTCGTTATTACGTCATGCAGGATTCGTATTATTTAACGCACTTTGCAAAGGTGCAAGCGCTTGGAGCCGTGAAAGCGACAGATCTTGAAATGACTCGCTCATTTGCACATCACGCTGAACAGACATGTGTGGCCGAGCTCAGTTTGCACGAATCCTTCATGCAGATCCTCGGCGTTACGGAGGCTGAGTGGGAGGCGTTCGAGCCGTCACCATCTGCTTATGCATATGTGTCCCACATGTACCGCGCGGCTCAAGGAGACGTAGCAGATGTACTCGCTGCATTGCTCCCTTGTTACTGGCTATATTATGAGATTGGTGTCCATCTTCAAGAGGCCACTCCTGAAAATCCGATTTATCAGCGGTGGATTTCCACTTATGGGTCTGAGTGGTTTAAGACGCTTGTAGAGGAGCAGAAAGACCGGATGGACAAGCTTGCTATGGATGTCTCAAGTGCGCGACTTAAAGAACTAAAAACGCATTTTAAACGCAGTGCCTATTACGAGTGGCACTTTTGGGAACAGGCTTGGACACAAGAAAAGTGGACTGTGAACAGGGAGGTGCCAACCTATGAGCGGTGA